The following nucleotide sequence is from Mytilus galloprovincialis chromosome 12, xbMytGall1.hap1.1, whole genome shotgun sequence.
AATCAGGAACAACAATGCCAGTAATACCACTGAAATCTCTGCTAGTAAAGCCAGAGTCATCATTACTTGGATTCCAAGGAACCAtgctaaaaataaatatacagtacatgtatgtaaataaattattctgctttatcattaatatacatcatgtacaaatgtacataaaacaattgtcggaagtatatgataaagagatAAATACACGGTCTTTTCCATGATCGACTCAGGTATCATCTCTTGACTCATATCAGCACTTCTACTACGTCTTAGGCTTATATGGGGGTTTCAGGATGATACCCTggccgatatggaaaaggccatgtatttaATAAATCTCTATATATGttgtatgtacattttgtaatatcattaattcatatatatattttaacaaatttgattcgtttagggatagtcacatgttatactatattttcgaaggtagaaagaaaacggcggatagcaaaaagcatattgaccggcaaaaagcatattgcacggttatttttagaatatctaaaaaccgataccttgtgacgtcatgtaatgaatttcaggatattgtttaacgttttgaaacaattgatatctgtgatcgattatttgatgaaaaaaaatcttcaaatacataagatgtccaaaaaaaaagtaaatgaaataacaactaatatgttgttattgtcaaggagacaatgtaatatctatcaTCTATAAtgttccaacaaacctaaatgatgattttaatacaaacatggtcggaaattaataatataacaaatgtagcctttgtatgaggtcaacatggtcaatacaggatatatcgacctcggacttcgtcctcagtcaatatacttctttcaggtcaatatatccttgtatcgacctcatacaacatgtacaaaggctatatttgtataatatggTTTTTAATAAACAGTTTCCTTAAAATATTGATGGTGTATCAAAATTTACTAATCAAGCAATTTACCATATATATTTGGAACATTTATTACTGCATGTACTATCAGGAATTGTTTGTTTACCTAGTTTTCATATAATATTGGACTGTAAAATCGTTGGGCAAAGCGCTAGCACATGAATGAAGATGATTATTAGATGTTTTACTGTGATCAGTTAAAATATTCTTATTGAGatttgtcagaggtctcaaatattTATCTTTGCCTTAATTTTGGGGAAAAACTGAACATAGTTAATACATCAAAATCAGTCGACtttttatcatctaaaagaaagtgtacattttattgttATGCATCAAAAATTACCTTTGACGTCATTTACATGTAGCAAATTTTTTCCCCTAATGTCATGAAAATGATGAATTCGAAGGTACCAATTAATTATTACCACCATCAATAATGTCAACAGACATTTAATAAATGATCTGTGGGATCACCTGAACTTTGCGACCACAATACTTGTATACCAGTATTGTCAACAATACTCGTATATAATTAACGTACAAGTATtgttcatataaaatatacatacattttgtacattcaaGTAGAATGTTATTATTACTGCATTTATTCAAAAGTATTAATTTGAAAATAGACTGGATAATATGTTCAGTGATGTGGATTCACAAGTTGTTGAATGCATCTTATGTATTCTTCCCCCATTGGTCTCGCCACATTCTTTCACTAGATATAGGAATCGAGTGCTTCACTTGAACTCACTCAACCcctttcattaaaattaaaatgtatcttgaatttctgttttgttttggcCCAGCAGGATGGTTTGTTTGTGTACGCCCGTTTCAGGTATTCATATATAATATTACATTATCATAATTATGTATTAATTTAAGTATGTTTCTTTGTATCCTTTTTTGTGTAATTAATTGAGTGTTAATTTAAGTATGTTTTAGTTATAAGTCATGTCAATGAATAAAAGTTCATTTTGTATTATAAGCAAAAGTTAAAGTCTCAATTTTTATATCTGACAAAatgcattaaaacaaaaaaactccAACAAATTGTTGataaaacacatacatgtacatgtatctgaaaaTAACAAAccctattgattttttaattttttttcaacaataataGTTCATCATTTATATACGAATACGAGTATTGTGGTCGCCAAGTTCAGTTGATCCGATCTGTGAATTCGTCATACTTAAAGAATTCgaataacaaaaggcatcagccTCATAATTATTTTATGACTACTACCCCccggtatcaggtccgttcgcgtcCAATAcgctttcgcaccctacacgttcgcacccaattttaaataaaattccagttgaataaaacattgaagattttaaatgaaaaacacaaaagattttAACAGCTTGgcccctttgatctgaaacaatgaaacaaaaaatcatagcaatatacaatgtacatgaacACTTAAACCAAAGcatgattaaaatttattcaacacaaaacaaATACGTTGTCAGAGTCTGagtcactttattttgaaacaataaaataaaagttagCAATACATTAAACCAAAACAAGATTAAGAttaattcaacacaaaaaaaacacattgTCACACTTTAATTTAggacaatgacaacaaatatacatatacaatgttataggtacatgtatacacttgccaaaacttgattaccaagttaataaacaaataaaataaaaattgggcGCGATTGGGTCGGGTGTCAAaatgaaagggggcgaacataaatgggcgcgaacggacccagattcctaccccccccccttttccccaaaaaaacaaaatccatttattattttaaaatcatttaaatggAAGTAAACAGGGACAACAGATTAATGCAAGTATGAATCTAGTTGAAAATGTCGTTCATGTAACAAATCAACACTATAATATGACAAAGTAAGAATCATCCTTTCTTTTCAaaataccggaagtaaacaataACAATGATTTCTCCCACAGGTAACTTCAGGTATTTTAAAGTCATCAAAACGAcattatttcttatttcttttttgacagttttattcaaatataaacaagACTTACGAGGGTTGATATAACTCCATATTGGACGATATTCGTACGAAAATATCCACCAACATCCATTGTAAGTTTTGCCAGTATAGTCTCTGTAATATGCCCAGTTGTTAAAGCACGCTTCCCACAATCCAAGCTTTTCAAACCCACTGTTTGTTATAAACTTTGTGTCTAGTTCCAACCAATGTGGTGTCGCGAAACCAATTACAAGAAAAAGAAGGGCAAATCCCGAAAATACTAGCCCTGCTACGAGGAGCCAGTCACCTCTTGATTTCGCCATTTTGAAATTTACCTTACAGGTAAGGACTATTCTATTTCAAAGATAATAGGGGTGTACAGCAATCATTACTGGATTCGCTGCTGGATAACTCGGACTAAAACAAAATcggcctatttttttttttttttttttttttttctatggtcgggttgttgtctctttggcacattccccatttccattctcaattacattgtaacaataattaaaaaaaaaatcagtttattttTTCTGTGCACCAATATATGCAATGTAACGTTTTACTGAACATTTATTTCTTTTAGATTGTAAATAAGATCAAATAAGCCACGCATGTGATCGTCAAAGCTGTGACTTTCAGTGCGGAAACACGAAGTTATATAGATTAGATAACATTGGGACGGCAGTGACGTCGACTATATCTATCAAAGTTACTTACGGACAGGACAGATGTTTTGCCCCCTTTTCCCCAAAGAcctgaatattttatttataagtttaaattaacttattttcaTGCTTTTctgtgttatataaatatataaacatacatgataaatgataaataatataCTCGAAACAACTAGTATTTACAAAGAATTTAGGGGAAACATAGATCTAGTCACAATAACTTCAATAAGTATATAGAACAACTATAAACTGTTACTATATTTTGTATGAGACATTGGATACATTCATGataaatctaattaaaaaataGGAATTATACAAGCTTACTTTGatcttttttaaattacatttttttttcttattgagaTAAGAACTATGAAATTGTATAATtgtagtaattttttttaaacttttttaaactgttatttaaGTTAGAACACACCCGCGACATCGCGGATCTTCGACATAATGAAAGTACTACGCCAAATTTTCAGTCCGGATTTTTAGTATTCTTGTTGTCATAAAGCcaacgaacaattttctctgcttaTCCCTGTTTAAGGACGAAATTCAGATAGTTGTGAGCcatgtatacatatatgtttTCAATTGTTCTGAGTGAGGAATCTGATATAATGTGgtcatttataaatttcctgtttacaaaactatgaatatttcaaaaatactaaggattttcttatcccaggcatagatttaccttatccgtatttgcaaaacttttttgaattttggatccccaatgctcttcaactttgtacttgtttggttttatacatattttgatatgagcgtcactgatgagttttatgtagacgaaacgcgcgtactaaattataatcctggtacctttgataactattcagtagttttcgtttgttgatgtgtttcctccttttttatatagattagatcgttgcgtttccggtttgaatggttttgcactagtaTTATTTTTTCGGCCAATGCTCTATGTCGAAGACCATACTTTGTTCTAGtattataatggtttactgttaCACATTGTGACtcgggtggagagttgtctcaattgcTTGGCGGTTCTTCTGACAGAGACTataacgtacagataaggtaaaatGTGCTATTTGTTTCGGTATCGGAGTTTGTTAATTTTTGGGAATAAtgattatgtggaaaacaaaagggcgcGGAATGGTGTAATCTTTAAtaaacaccattgtcctatattagttatatcaAGAGGCGAATTCATTGATTCGTGGTTTTTTTGTCATGACAGCTAACAAATTGCACCTCTACCGCGTTATTTTAGTAGACCGTTGAAGGTTACCAAGCGccataaaaatacatttattttgtatttaataaattGATGCCCTCGATTATAAAAGTTGTCATTGAACAGCCTCATTGTCATGCTGGTATTCTAAATAACTCGTTTCAAAAAAGTAATTTCAACACGACAAAGATATCTGTTTAAGAAAGTTCCAGATAAAATATACCAAAACGAAATTTGGAATAATGTACCTTTAAAAGCTTGGAAGTGTATAGTCACATATTGTTAACGGGTTTTCTCACAATggcgttctacctccataagacTTGATATGTCATGGAGGGTCACGTGTATCTTTCAGTAAGCTGTTCGATCATTTTCCATATTTGAACTTTTAGATGTCAAACCAGTCAATAATATTCTATCTCAGACTCAAGAAATAATCTTGGATATCGTTaagataaactgaaaataaacgAGGAGATAGGTTTTCTCACTTTCGGAAACCTCATCGATGAAAAGACTGATTTCTTAATATAATGAGTTATACATGACTTTTGAAATATATGTGAATGCGTGAGTTTTACATAACTAAAACAGTTACTAGGCGGTTGGATGGACGACTTGATGGACGTTTTGTTTTAACATAAGaacataactttatatttaataCAGTAAACTTATTCAGACAAAATTGACACAAGAtagattttctttttatttcggGGTCCTTATTAGTCATATAGCTGTTCAACTCTTTCGGTTCTTATACAATGTTGCCTAAgcctttcaaatattcggctttgggAGTTCCCGAAGAATACAGAAAAATGCTTCGAACGAATtgaatttataacgtgttgttttcttttattcaacatcattaagtcatgatCTGATGAATTCCTTATATAATACTATTATACTCTGGTGACATGAACTACTTCAACTATCAATGTGGCCTGTTTCCGAAATCAAATTGACTGTTTGTTAAAATCATTCGGTTCATCACTGAAGATTGTCCAACCCTTAATAAAGTTCATAGGGCTTCAGTCAGATTTGACACATCGTTTATAAAAAGCTGCTTAATTTGGGAGAAAAGGGCATACAATTttatacagtacatgtatatgaactGCCAAGCGTAGCGATGCGAACAATTTACTGGGCGACATCATCTTAAATCATGAGAAACATGaggtataattgtttatttacgaCCTCTACGACGTTATCCCCCGGGTCCTGGATCGAGAAACCGGAACAGATTTTGGTTTTAAACTTTAACGAATCGAGCTTCACTAATAAGTGCGATGTCGATAGACGTGTGTCAGTCTTTATTGATGATAATTAATGATAACCCTGTTATCTTTGATATTAAAGCTTTTATTTAACATTTGAATATGAAAGTCACCGCAAAGAGCTTTGACACCATCACCCAAACAATGTATTaattataaaacagaagatgtggtatgattgcaaatgagacaaccctcaacaagagaccaaaatgacacagaaattaacaaataggTCACcaaacgaccttcaacaatgagcaaagctcataccgcatagtcagctataaaaggccgaaatgacaatgtaagacaattcaaacgagaaaactaacagccttatttatttttaaattttttttaacgaaaaacaaatatgcaacacataaacaagcgacaaccactgaattacaggctcctgacttgggacaggcacctaCATAAGCACGTTATCTAATAAAATTTCCATGCATGAAACCAGTGATGCGCTCTGCGGCAATCATAAGTCAACGTTTCTTTACATTGAAAACACGTATATCGTAAAATTTACATGCCACATAGAATTTACTGTAGTCTTTGCTGAATGTAATCGCTATTGGGCAGTATAACTGATCATCGTCCGATAGGACAATATCGATGAACTTCCCATCACGTGACAGATGGTGAATGTTGTGAGAGTCTTCTCCAACAATGTATATGTGTCCACTTTTGTCAGCTGTAACTTTTTTTGCCTTCACGAGCTCAGGGGACTGGTATTTAAAAACTGGTTCCCCGTCAAGTGTTACGCATTTTGTCTCATCTGATCCATCACAAAAACAAATGCTGTCGACGGAAGGAGTGCAAATGTAACTGACTGTGCCTTCAGCTGGCACAGTGATTATTTTCATTTCTGATCCCTCGTGATCAAGCACGTGTATTTTACCTGCGGCTCCAACCAAAATGCTTTCGTCAGTAGTAGCAATAGCTCCTTTTGAACTATCTTGAACTTTAACGCTTTTGATGAATGACATGTTTTTAAGGTCTATGAAATGTATGCTGTCTACGTCACGTGACGAAACAACTGCACTGCTATGTCCAAGCGATGCTATATCCCAGGGTTTGTCCGTCAATTTGATATAACTACGATAGATATCTGCCGTATCAAATAATATTATTCTGGATTTCTTAATGTCGCATAACATAAGTTCGTTTTCGCCAGATATGGCCATGCTTGTAATAGTGTAACGGTTGGACGAACTTAACGGTGAAAGGTCCAATTCTTTCAGAAAAACGAACGAGCAATCTGAACTTTTCCTTCCGACAAAAGACTGCGAATGGCGCAAAACCGACGACGCAAATGGCTTTGTCCGTTTCGTTTCTATGAAATCTAGCTTTCCTATTTCTCGAGCAGTGTCTTCAAATGAACTTCTAATGAAAGAAATCTGCAACTGCAGAGAGTTACCGTCTAGTTTAGCTACTCTGTTTTCTATTTGGGTTAAACTTTCTTTAGAACTGTGAATTAATAAAAACGCTTGCAATTCAGATCCGGTTTTCCTGACGAAGTCCATTGCGTCTGCGTGTTCTTGGGATAATTGAAGAATGTCATCTGTTTCGTTTATTCttcgttttgtttgttttaaatatgctTGTTTTTTCTGTACAAGCTCTTCTAGTGAATCCTTTTCGAGCGACTCAATGTACCGAATCAGGACTTCTTTTGTGTTCGcaatttcttcttttattttctttgtattaaGTTCAATATTTTCTATGTTAGAAGCCAATTCATTTCTAAGTCCATTCAACGATTTAATAATGTGATCAATTTGTTTATTCAATtcaacaaaaatatgtgacgtttTTATTCCGTTAGATACCTGGTCGATAGACATAACATTCCTACAGAAGCCACCTTTGTGATTTTCAATCACGCATTCTGGAcaaccagactcaagctagcgaccaatcctagcgaccaatcaagctagcgaccaattctagcgACCACTAAAGAACACAATGAGAATCAACTTGTCAAAGAATCATAATGTGGTATATGAGAAAACCACAAAACGACATAATGAAACAACGTTCTGTTAAAAATAGAATATGGCTACCGATAcggtttatattgttttttacctttaaataacTAGAGATATCCATCATATCAAGTCAGAAGGGACACTACAACATCAATGTCGTCTGTAGTCTAATGTACTGACTAGTTTGCTTGCTAAATGTCTGCATCAATATAAATTAGTAAAGGGAGAACGTCCCAGAAAAtcgtaaaaagtcaaaatatcgtaattctttagaaaaacaaaggagATAGGGTATCTTTAATCAGCAAATGCACAgcgaaaaatacacaaaaagcaaaggaacaatcTTTTTTAGCGAACTATTTTTATTCCCCTACATAAACACAtactttatgttattatatatgtatttatagaatgGAAAGTGCGCTCCTCTACGTATTTTACTCTATAGAGAAGGACATATGCTATATTTTGAGGTCTTCTTTACGTTTTCTCGGTTTTCCAAACTCTTAACCGAGATGGGAAACAAAAATCATGGATTgcaaataaactattaaaaacgGATCGTATATCCCCCAATCACATAATCGTTATATACGAGTAATTTACGGATACGAAATGAGAATAAAAAGTAAACGAAAACAACAGTGTTTGTCTACGATGATTTGCTCGCATaattattttccatgttcagagaaccgtaaataattttaaaaagaacatattttaataaacatgtgtacctAGTCTCAACTTGATCTGACTACAATGTCGTCTTAGATTCAATCTATATCAATGGATACACGgaaaaacgaacgaacgaacaaacctaCACATCAGATAACATTAGGCAGCAACAATTTGATTTTCCGGGGGGgaggggctatggatttttttgggaaaaaaagtttgtttccagttttgggagaaaaaaataatttgtttctgttcctgagaaaaaaaaaattgttttcgacttctcGCCCAAAAAAATTTATCcagaaaaaaaatccccccccccccccccaagaaaaacaaatggttgctgccttacggTCTTTACTGTTGTATGCGTAGCATAGAATAACTATTTAATGTGAGTTGACTTAAACTCGTTCCTGTGTAAAATGTATAAGCTTTCAAATAAACGCAATAAGAAATATCTTATGTTCGAAAGAATTATTATATACTGGCTTTCTATACAATCGGCATCCTcaaatggtccgagtacacagttatcgtcctttgatttttcgttgtccacgaatatagtccttagtgtggacagtgtgttatttgtcatttttttttataccccttccaaatgtatttcttcatgttttatgcctcaaataggaAGTAAGGGGGATTAAagcacactgtaaaaaaaaaaattgggtcatgaattttaaagtaaagtagtgatttggtccggtTAATTAGAAAAGGTTAAAAGATAGCACATCGGAAGCTTTCGAAAGATTTCaggacccccttaacataaaattgtccgtATTTGGAGTTAGAGccaaggaatttttttttaatatttgggtgCTATTGAGAAAGTGTAGGTGGGATTCAATTCCCAGAAGGTTTTAACCCCCAAAACATCATTTCAGTGGGCCCTGCTCTGATTTATTACCTTCCAgttgagccatgtccggtggcgaactTTACCGTATGAAGCTTGCGAGGCCTTCCGAAAGAATGTACGTTGGACacggaaaaaaaaccaacatcaccacgtgtgggaaaaaactttgccgtagggaactgtacagaaagactgaaaaatgagcccatacccataactgtataggtacctcagactttggatggccagtgaagtcttcaggtgcactttcccacccagggattgatacgagttgaagatatggataatagctttcaatctaaccacctgcggtaaagaactttgccgtagggggatgggagtaaagcgactgctgccaccacccataatggaccaaaatgagaaattgagtatgttgttgtcagcttccggtgcactttcccacctggggattttcatgaataaaagggtctgggacaagcttttaatcccactaggtgtgggaaaaaactttgccgtagggaactgtacagaaagactgaaaaatgagcccatacccataactgtataggtacctcagactttggatggccagtgaagtcttcaggtgcactttcccacccagggattgatacgagttgaagatatggataatagctttcaatctaaccacctgcggtaaagaactttgccgtagggggatgggagtaaagcgactgctgccaccacccataatggaccaaaatgagaaattgagtatgttgttgtcagcttccggtgcactttcccacctggggattttcatgaataaaagggtctgggacaagcttttaatcccactaggtgtgggaaaaaactttgccgtagggaactgtacagaaagactgaaaaatgagcccatacccataactgtataggtacctcagactttggatggccagtgaagtcttcaggtgcactttcccacccagggattgatacgagttgaagatatggataatagctttcaatctaaccacctgcggtaaagaactttgccgtagggggatgggagtaaagcgactgctgccaccacccataatggaccaaaatgagaaattgagtatgttgttgtcagcttccggtgcactttcccacctggggattttcatgaataaaagggtctgggacaagcttttaatcccactaggtgtgggaaaaaactttgccgtagggaactgtacagaaagactgaaaaatgagcccatacccataactgtataggtacctcagactttggatggccagtgaagtcttcaggtgcactttcccacccagggattgatacgagttgaagatatggataatagctttcaatctaaccacctgcggtaaagaactttgccgtagggggatgggagtaaagcgactgctgccaccacccataatggaccaaaatgagaaattgagtatgttgttgtcagcttccggtgcactttcccacctggggattttcatgaataaaagggtctgggacaagcttttaatcccactaggtgtgggaaaaaactttgccgtagggaactgtacagaaagactgaaaaatgagcccatacccataactgtataggtacctcagactttggatggccagtgaagtcttcaggtgcactttcccacccagggattgatacgagttgaagatatggataatagctttcaatctaaccacctgcggtaaagaactttgccgtagggggatgggagtaaagcgactgctgccaccacccataatggaccaaaatgagaaattgagtatgttgttgtcagcttccggtgcactttcccacctggggattttcatgaataaaagggtctgggacaagcttttaatcccactaggtgtgggaaaaaactttgccgtagggaactgtacagaaagactgaaaaatgagcccatacccataactgtataggtacctcagactttggatggccagtgaagtcttcaggtgcactttcccacccagggattgatacgagttgaagatatggataatagctttcaatctaaccacct
It contains:
- the LOC143055443 gene encoding uncharacterized protein LOC143055443, producing MAKSRGDWLLVAGLVFSGFALLFLVIGFATPHWLELDTKFITNSGFEKLGLWEACFNNWAYYRDYTGKTYNGCWWIFSYEYRPIWSYINPPWFLGIQVMMTLALLAEISVVLLALLFLIGCCPGRNSVCGLFILGGIGLCSGILTAICTVIFGAKSVVDRQWIENPDKNFLSWSFGCVVFSGFLILFGGMCIIVSALQVRLANQYSHRAKPYAGYEARHEPPYYS